GAAAATGCTCGCCTCGATGATGGGCTCGCGCATTTCCTTGATATTGCTGACATTGGGCAACTGGGCCGGATTGTGGATCTGATTGACGGTACCGTCCGTCTCTTCGATCTCATAGACAACGGTCGGCGCCGTCGTGATCAGATCGAGATCGTATTCGCGCTCCAGGCGTTCCTGGACAATCTCCATGTGGAGCAACCCCAGAAAGCCGCAGCGGAATCCGAAACCCAAGGCCTGGGACACCTCCGGCTCGAAGTGCAGCGCCGCATCGTTCAGCCGCAGCTTGCGCAGGGCCTCGCGGAGATCCTCGTAATCCTCACCCTCGACCGGATACAGCCCGGAGAAGACCCGCGGCTGCATTTCCTTGAAGCCGGGCAAGGCCTGGGTCGCGCCGTTTTCCGCATCAGTCAGGGTATCGCCGACCTTGGCCGAATCGATATCCTTGATCCCGGCAATCACGAAGCCCACGTCGCCGGCATACAAACCCTCGCGGGGCAGGGTCTTGGGCGTGAATACCCCCACCTTGTCGACGAGGAAGACATCCCCGGTGCCCATGGCCTTGATCTTCCGCTTGGGCAGGATGCAGCCATCAATCACGCGGACGAGGGCGACGACCCCCACGTAATTATCGAACCAGGAGTCGATGATCAGCGCCTTCAGCGGCCCTTCCTCGTTGCCGACCGGCGGCGGGATTTCCTCGATCAAACGCTCGATGACATCCTGTACGCCCACACCGGTCTTGGCGGAGGTGAGGACGGCATCCCGGGCATCGATGCCGATCACGTCCTCGATTTCCCCTTTCACGCGATCCGGTTCGGCGGCGGGCAGATCGATCTTGTTCAACACGGGTACGACCGTCAGACCAAGATCGATGGCCGTATAACAGTTGGCCACCGACTGCGCCTCGACCCCCTGGGATGCGTCCACGACCAGCAATGCCCCCTCGCAGGCGGCCAGCGAACGAGACACCTCGTAGGAAAAATCCACATGGCCCGGCGTGTCGATGAAATTGAGGCGATAGGTCTTGCCGTTCCTTGCGGCGTAATCAAGGGAAACGCTCTGTGCCTTGATGGTGATGCCGCGTTCGCGCTCGATATCCATCGAATCGAGCACCTGGGCATCCATTTCGCGGTCGGAAAGACCGCCGCACAGTTGAATGATACGGTCGGACAGGGTCGACTTGCCGTGGTCGATATGGGCAATAATCGAAAAATTGCGAATCAGCGAGAGCCGTTCGGACATAAATTTACTCGGTAATAGGTCAATTGATCATCGGGAAAACGTGCCCGGCCAACGGGACCGCGCCCGCTAAGAGCTTTCGCGCGACCTACTATCGCGCAACGCAAAGCGCGGCAGTATAACCGATTCACCGGCCTGACGAGGTTGACTCAATCCGGCTGGGCCGACAACGCCAGGAAATGCTGCTGGTCGCCACGGCGGATCAGCACGGCGTTGGGCGCATCCTTCCGCGCCGCATTGAATGCGGCCTCCGCTGCCGCCAGGGAGTCCAGCGGGCGCTGATTGAACGTCAAAAGAATATCCTGGGCGCTCAGGCCCGCCTTGGCGGCCGGACCATTTGGCGCCACCGCCTTGATCCGAATCTGATGCGCCTCTTCGGTCAACAGCAAGCCGTAGTCGTTGATGATCAGATCATGGGACTTCATGGATTGCACCTGGGCCGGCGCATCCGTCGGCAAGGTACCGAGCCGGACAACCACCGTGTGCTGTTTGCCCTGAGTCAGGACACGCAACTTGACATCGGAATCCGGGGGCAAGACACCGATCACCTGAGGCAGATCGCTGGATTCGGTAATGGGTTCGCCATTGGCGGATAGGATGACATCACCAGGCTGCAGGTCGGACTTCTCGGCCGGGGACGCCGCAATGAAACCGGTAATCAGCGCACCGGTCGGACGATCCAGACCCAGCGCGGAGGCCATGGCGCGATCCACGGACTGGATCTGCACGCCGAGGAACCCCCGCTCGACCTTGCCGAAACGCTTGAGCTGATCGACGACCTGCATGGCGTAATTGATTGGAATCGCGAAGGAGAGACCGTTATACCCGCCCGACTCGGTGAAAATCTGCGAATTGATGCCGACCACCGCGCCATTCACGTTGAAGAGCGGGCCGCCCGAACTGCCGGGATTGATCGCTACATCCGTCTGCAGGAACGGCACATAACGCTGGTCAGCCTCGTCGGGGAGCGACCGCCCCTTCGCGCTGATCACCCCCGCCGTGACGGAGTGATCGAACCCGAAGGGCGAGCCGATCGCCACTGCCCACTGACCGGGCTTGACGAGGTCCGAATTCCCCAGTTTGACCGGGCGCAGGCCCTTCGCGTCGATCTTGAGCAGGGCAATATCACCGGGCACGTCGATCCCCCGTACCTTGGCCCGAAACTCTCGACCATCCAGCAACCGCACGAAGACCTCACTGGCGCCATCCACCACATGCTCGTTCGTCAGAATGTATCCATCGGAACTCAGGACAAACCCGGACCCGCTGCTGGATTCCGGCTTGGGCGGTGCGGGTGGCGCAGTTTGGCCTGAGCCGCCATCCGCGGGCGGCGTTTGCCCATTGAACCCGAAAAACTGCCGGAAAAACTCATCCAGATTCTTGTCGTCTTTGGATGGGGCCTTATCACTCTGGGCATCATCGGACATGGCCGGCAACGGCACGATGGCCCGGACATTGACGACTGAATCGTTGTTTGCAGCGACGAGCGCGGAAAAATCGGGGAGCCCGCGAACCTGCGCCGTGGGCGCCTGCTCATTGCAGCCGACAACGAGACCGGTCAAGGGCACGAGCAAGGCAAGCACAAACGCGGCACGATTGCCGGCAGGTCGCCGCGACGCCAAACGACGTCGAAAAAAAGCGGAAAGCGCGAAGGGATGTGGCATGAGGTGGATCACGTCCTGGAGGGCAAATATCGACTGTTCGCGACCAGTTTACCGCAAAAACAACGAGCACCCAGCGGAATCCACGCCGATGCCCAACCCGCTTTGCTCAGTCTGCCGCCCGGAAAAGCACCTGCTCGACCCGGGGCGCAAAACGGCCCTGACGATGGGTTGCGGATTGCAGCCGAGCGACAAGGACGAGGGAAAGAACGAAGCCGGATGCACTACCCAGAATGGCGGCCCCGTTTGTATGGAATACGATCTGGCCGATCACGGCGCCCACCACCAGCGCCACCAGCGGCAGCAGGTACATCAGGAGGGCTGCGTGCACCAGGGCCGATGCCGGCAACACCAATTCCACACGATCGCCGATCCGCAGCGGAAGGGTCGTCTGAGCCGTGACGCGATGACGACGACCGCCGAATACGCCCTGTAAAACGCGTACGCCACAGCCCTTCTGCGAGGAACAGGAGGCGCAGCCGCTCGCGCGCTGGGTTTCGACCAGCACACCGCCCGGCACCAAAGCCACCACTTCCCCCTGTTCACGGATCATCTCGGTGGATGCGATCTCGCCGGTGGCTGTATCTGCCGTCGCAAATTGCTGCGTCGCATGCGCCAACGAGCCCGTCACGGGCTCCGCGCGGGACGAGGAAACATCGAGGGAATGCTTCATGGATTTACCGCACCTCACTGCCGGGTGCATGCAGGGGATTCCCCTCAGCCTCACGCCCTGCAGCCATCTTGGCCGGGACCGTGTACTGACAGATCTGCTTGATTGCAGCCATGGGCAAGTCGCCGATCACGGTAATCCGCATCGAGCCGGACTGACGCACGTAAATATTCATGCCGTATTTGGCCGCATCGGGATCAAGGCGCTGCTTTTCCGGAATATCTTCAACAAAAACCGATGCCGTTGACAGCCCGTCCGTCACGATCATGTGTTCGAAGCGATGGTGTGTTACCGGGTTTTCGCGCCAGACGCGGCTTTTGACGTGATACCCCGGAAGATCGGGAGACACGGTCCAGCCCTCATCGGCAGCCAGAGGCTTCGGCGGCTCGACATGCCGATCCTCGACCACCTTGAACCCCGGCGGGATGGTCTTGGGCGAGCCCAACGGAATCGGATCGGCCCCGGACGCCCCCCCAGACGCCGCAGGGATGGTGACCGGTTCGGCCATCTGCGTGAAAAAATCATGCTCGATCGGCAACCCGTCCTCGTTGTAGATGCTCATGCGGAGCAACAGATGGTCCGCATCTCCGATACAGAGCTTGTAGCCGTAACGCAACGCATCGCGGGGAATCAAACCAACCACGTGACAGGCGCGGTCGGCGACGCGCGAAACCCCCAACCCGACGATGCGATAGTTGGGCGTCAGTTGCTCTGGTTGGGCGAATCGCTCCCCCGACAACCGGGACCGCACGCCGGGGAAATCGCCGAAAACCACCTCCTTGCGGCTCGGCCACTGGCATTCACAGTGTGCGCCATGCCGGACGATTTCCCGGGGTTCGCCATTGAGCGTCACCAAACGCTCCTGCGGGCCATGTTCGGTCAGCAAATGCTCGATACGCGTCGTGTCGATCTGGTCACCACGTACATGGACATACGTACCAACATAGTTTCGTTGGCGCATCGCTTCGGTCATCGCCGCCAAACGGGCGACCGCATCCGGCTCGGAGGCCATCGCGTCGGCAGCGGGCACATCCGAAATCGTGTGCAGATATTCGATCTGAAAGACGTTTACGGACTGCGCCCATGCGGCCGGACCGACGAGCAACGCCGTCATCATCCACGCACCGATCATGCAGCGTCCGACATTCCCTCGCGCCATCGATTACTCCGGATGAAAATTGATCATGCGCAATGTGGGCATCACTTCGGACAGATCCGGGGAAGCGGATTCGAAATGCGTCATCAGGTACGGGTTCATCGGCGCCTTGCGTGCAGATGACGCCTGAGCCCACGCCGGCAGGACGCTGCCAGGCGCGACCTGCATCGCGACCGGCTCAAGCCCCGGGGACTTGGGCATCGTGCCCGGACTGACAGAAGCCTGAAGGGCGTTGCCGGTACCGACAGGTGCCGACGGCAGCTCGGTGCCCTGCTGCGGCATCATCCAGACACCGATGCCCACAAGCGCTGCCACGAAGGAAGCCGCAATCCCGCCGCGCCAGGCATTGATCGAGCGCCGCACCCGCGACTGCGGAAATGGCAGCACGGCGGGTGCCGGTGACTGCGCGGCATGAACAACCTCGTCGGCCCGTGCAGCATCCTGAGCCAGTCGCGCGGAAACCAGCAGGGAAATGTCCCGCATATCCAGCGGCTCATGCCGCAGCGCAGCACCGATCAGCGAATAGCTCCGGAGACTCTGGCGGGCATCACCCGTCGCCATGGCCAGGAAGCGATCGACGCACGGTACATGCTGATCGGCACACTCGCCATCCCACCATGCCGACAACGCTTCTTCAGCGGTCATCGTGGACACGGGATGAGCATTCTGTTGATGTTGCGTAGTCATTCAATCGTCCCCCAAGTTCACAGCGGGTTCCAAACAGGTCAGTTTCCAAGGCTTGCTCAACGCCCTCATGCATTGAGCAGAGGCCGTATCCGTTCTTCCACCGCCTCGCGTGCACGGAAAATGCGCGAACGCACGGTACCGATCGGGCAGTTCATCACCACCGCGATCTCCTCGTAGCTCAATCCTTCCATTTCCCGCAAGGTGAGTGCCGTACGCAAGTCTTCCGGCAATGCCTTGATCGCCGCGCGGATTTCCGCCTCCAACTCGTTCGTGGCGGCCATATCCTCGGGGCTTGCATAATCGCGCAACGCCTCTGGCTCTGGTAATGACTCTTCAGACTCGTCTCCGCCACCAGAGTTCAGTGACACGGAATAACCTTCGCGGGCATGAGCAGCCAACTGGTTTTTGGCCGTGTTGACGGCGATCCGGTACAACCAGGTATAGAAGGCGCTTTCCCCGCGAAAATTCCCGAGCGCACGATAGGCCTTGATGAACGCTTCCTGGGCGAGATCGAACGCCTGATCCGGATCACGGACGAAACGCCCGACCAGACGCAGCACGCGATGCTGGTATTTCACCACCAGCAGATCGAATGCCCGTCGGTCGCCCTGCTGGGCGCGCAACACCAATTCCTGATCAGTCGGTTCAGTGGCCATAAAGCCTCATGCTCATCAACCCGCCCCTCTCGCGTTACCGATACCCCGCCGCTGCGCTTCGTGTCGGGAACGTCAAAAAATCTCATCCATCCAGGAACAGAGGGCGCTTTACGACCAACTCCGCCAGCATGAAACGTCTTAGTATAGCCCGATCCCTCCCCGGCAATCGACTACCAATCGACCCCAGCGGCAGTGCACCGGTACTCCGGTTGCCCCATAGCACCGCCTGTGCTTAAGTAGGGGAACGAACCGGCTTTCCTTCAAGCCGTCTGCTCCACTACAAAGGCAACGTATGTCGTCGACCTGGACCCAGTACCTCGAAGATGCCACGCAGCTGCGGCGCGCCCTGCATCGGGCACCCGAACTCACCTGGCAGGAGCATGCGACAGCACGAACGATCCGTGACGCGCTGACGCACCACGACATCCCCTGGCGATCATGTGCCGGCACAGGCACCGTGGCCACGCTTGCCCCGACCGCAACGGGGCGCCACATTGCGCTACGCGGCGATATCGACGCCCTGCCCATTACCGAACAAACCGGCGCGGAATGGGCCTCCCTTACCCCAGGCATCATGCATGCCTGTGGTCATGACGGACACACCGCGGTCTTGATGGCCGTGGCCCGCTGGCTCAAATCCCGCGAACACGAATTGCCCGGTCCGGTCAGCCTCCTTTTCCAGCCCGCGGAGGAAGGTGGACACGGCGCACGCGCCATGATCGAGGACGGCGCCCTCGAGGGTGTGGACTGGATCTTCGGCTGGCACAACTGGCCAGCCATTCCGTTCGGCCGGGCCATTTGCCCAGACGGCCCGATCATGGCCGCCAACGCGGTGTTCGAGATCGAGCTCACCGGCAGCGGCGGGCATGCCAGCCAGCCCGAACTGTGCCGCGACCCGGTTCTGGCCGCTGCCGCCATTACCCTGAACCTCCAGCAGATCGTTTCGCGGCGTCTGCCACCCCAGACGGCTGCGGTCGTCAGCGTCACCTCAATCAATGCCCCAAGCGGCATTACCGTGATTCCGGAAACTGCCCGTCTGGCTGGTAGCGTCCGGGTCGCCGACACCAACACGCGCGCACTGATCGGCCACCTGATCACAGAAATCGCTGAGTGGACGGCACACAGTTACGGAGTCCGGGCACACGTCGTGTTCACGCCACGCTATCAAGCCACCGTCAACCATCCCGAACCGGCTTTGCACTATAGAGGTGCGATTGAATTTACCCTTGGCGCTGATTGGTGCAACAGCGAATTGCCTGTCCCGATCATGGCTTCGGAAGATTTCAGCTATTACCTGGAGGCGATTCCAGGGGCATTTGCACTGATTGGTGCCAACGATGGCGCGGGTCACGACGAGCCTTGCCACAGCCCACGCTACGACTTCAATGATCGGCTGCTCGACCCAGTTGGCCGAATTCTTGCCTCTTTGATTGGTGTGTCGCCACCCTGATCGCTCGGCGCTCCGCCGCGCCCGCATCGACACGCCCTGCCACTGACCGCGGACGCAGCGGTCGAGGGCAATCTCGTGGTCAGTACCGCTATCTCCCGGCATCTGATCGACATTCACCCCTTCAGGAGAGTCGTATGCAGATTTTTGAGCAATGGGAATCGGAAATTCGCGCCTACTGCCGGGTCGTTCCCACCGTATTCAAGACCGCCAGCAATGCCCGTCAGACCGACGAAACCGGAAAAAGCTTCATCGATTTCTATGCCGGAGCCGGGGTACTGAATTTCGGTCATAACAACCCCCGAATGAAATCGGCCCTGATCGACTACATCCAGAACGATGGCGTCGCCCACAGTCTCGACATGTTCACGACGGCGAAACGCGATTTCGTCGAGAAATTCGTCGAAACCATCTTGAAACCCCGCCAGATGGATTACCGGTTGCAGTTCGTCGGGCCCACGGGAACCAATGCCGTCGAGGCCGCCCTCAAGCTGGCCCGACGGGTGACCGGCCGCACGGAGGTGGTTGCCTTTCATCACGCCTTCCACGGCATGACCCTGGGCGCACTCGGGGCCACGACCAATGCGCACTTCCGCAATGCCGCAGGCGTCCCGCTCAACCATGTCACCCATCAGGCGTTCGGTTGCGAAACGCCCTGCCCCGGTTGCCAGCTCGGCTGCGGGCTGCCCTCGCTCGACCGCATGCGAGCCCTGTACAACAACCCCTCCAGCGGTCTGGCAAAGCCAGCCGCATTCCTGGTCGAGACGATCCAGGCCGAGGGGGGCGTGCGCGTGGCCAGCAAGGAATGGCTGCAAGGCATTCAGCAACTGGCGCGGGAGCTCGGCGCCCTGTTCATCGTCGACGACATCCAGGCCGGCTGCGGCCGGACCGGCAGCTACTTCAGCTTCGAGGAATTCGGCCTGGATCCGGACATCATCACGCTGGCCAAGGGCATCGGCGGTTTCGGCACACCGATGGCCATGAACCTGAACAAGCCGGAGCATGACAGGCACTGGTTGCCGGGCGAGCACACCGGCACCTTCCGGGGCCAGAACCTGTCCTTCGTGGCGGGCCGCGTGGCACTGGAATATTTCGACGACCCGGCCTTCATGGCCGACACCCGGCGCAAGGGTCAGATCATGGCCGAT
The Halothiobacillus diazotrophicus DNA segment above includes these coding regions:
- a CDS encoding SoxR reducing system RseC family protein; this encodes MKHSLDVSSSRAEPVTGSLAHATQQFATADTATGEIASTEMIREQGEVVALVPGGVLVETQRASGCASCSSQKGCGVRVLQGVFGGRRHRVTAQTTLPLRIGDRVELVLPASALVHAALLMYLLPLVALVVGAVIGQIVFHTNGAAILGSASGFVLSLVLVARLQSATHRQGRFAPRVEQVLFRAAD
- the lepA gene encoding translation elongation factor 4, with amino-acid sequence MSERLSLIRNFSIIAHIDHGKSTLSDRIIQLCGGLSDREMDAQVLDSMDIERERGITIKAQSVSLDYAARNGKTYRLNFIDTPGHVDFSYEVSRSLAACEGALLVVDASQGVEAQSVANCYTAIDLGLTVVPVLNKIDLPAAEPDRVKGEIEDVIGIDARDAVLTSAKTGVGVQDVIERLIEEIPPPVGNEEGPLKALIIDSWFDNYVGVVALVRVIDGCILPKRKIKAMGTGDVFLVDKVGVFTPKTLPREGLYAGDVGFVIAGIKDIDSAKVGDTLTDAENGATQALPGFKEMQPRVFSGLYPVEGEDYEDLREALRKLRLNDAALHFEPEVSQALGFGFRCGFLGLLHMEIVQERLEREYDLDLITTAPTVVYEIEETDGTVNQIHNPAQLPNVSNIKEMREPIIEASIFCPDEYVGAVIGLCIEKRGVQKNMSYAGKQVTLIFELPLGEVVLDFFDRLKSVSRGYASFDYKFVRFQAADLVKMDMLINGEVVDALSLIVHRSVAQSRGRSLAEKLKELIPSQMFEVAVQAAIGAKIIARTTVKAMRKNVLAKCYGGDVSRKKKLLEKQKKGKKRMKQVGQVEVPQEAFLAVLQMDSNK
- a CDS encoding aspartate aminotransferase family protein; protein product: MQIFEQWESEIRAYCRVVPTVFKTASNARQTDETGKSFIDFYAGAGVLNFGHNNPRMKSALIDYIQNDGVAHSLDMFTTAKRDFVEKFVETILKPRQMDYRLQFVGPTGTNAVEAALKLARRVTGRTEVVAFHHAFHGMTLGALGATTNAHFRNAAGVPLNHVTHQAFGCETPCPGCQLGCGLPSLDRMRALYNNPSSGLAKPAAFLVETIQAEGGVRVASKEWLQGIQQLARELGALFIVDDIQAGCGRTGSYFSFEEFGLDPDIITLAKGIGGFGTPMAMNLNKPEHDRHWLPGEHTGTFRGQNLSFVAGRVALEYFDDPAFMADTRRKGQIMADALNALAARYPDFAVRGRGMMQAIDFIDGDLSKRIAKACFDRGLLAAVCGARGQVIKLIPPLTIPDDDLNEGLALFADAVTSQMETIS
- a CDS encoding MucB/RseB C-terminal domain-containing protein produces the protein MARGNVGRCMIGAWMMTALLVGPAAWAQSVNVFQIEYLHTISDVPAADAMASEPDAVARLAAMTEAMRQRNYVGTYVHVRGDQIDTTRIEHLLTEHGPQERLVTLNGEPREIVRHGAHCECQWPSRKEVVFGDFPGVRSRLSGERFAQPEQLTPNYRIVGLGVSRVADRACHVVGLIPRDALRYGYKLCIGDADHLLLRMSIYNEDGLPIEHDFFTQMAEPVTIPAASGGASGADPIPLGSPKTIPPGFKVVEDRHVEPPKPLAADEGWTVSPDLPGYHVKSRVWRENPVTHHRFEHMIVTDGLSTASVFVEDIPEKQRLDPDAAKYGMNIYVRQSGSMRITVIGDLPMAAIKQICQYTVPAKMAAGREAEGNPLHAPGSEVR
- a CDS encoding sigma-E factor negative regulatory protein, with the translated sequence MTTQHQQNAHPVSTMTAEEALSAWWDGECADQHVPCVDRFLAMATGDARQSLRSYSLIGAALRHEPLDMRDISLLVSARLAQDAARADEVVHAAQSPAPAVLPFPQSRVRRSINAWRGGIAASFVAALVGIGVWMMPQQGTELPSAPVGTGNALQASVSPGTMPKSPGLEPVAMQVAPGSVLPAWAQASSARKAPMNPYLMTHFESASPDLSEVMPTLRMINFHPE
- a CDS encoding trypsin-like peptidase domain-containing protein, which codes for MPHPFALSAFFRRRLASRRPAGNRAAFVLALLVPLTGLVVGCNEQAPTAQVRGLPDFSALVAANNDSVVNVRAIVPLPAMSDDAQSDKAPSKDDKNLDEFFRQFFGFNGQTPPADGGSGQTAPPAPPKPESSSGSGFVLSSDGYILTNEHVVDGASEVFVRLLDGREFRAKVRGIDVPGDIALLKIDAKGLRPVKLGNSDLVKPGQWAVAIGSPFGFDHSVTAGVISAKGRSLPDEADQRYVPFLQTDVAINPGSSGGPLFNVNGAVVGINSQIFTESGGYNGLSFAIPINYAMQVVDQLKRFGKVERGFLGVQIQSVDRAMASALGLDRPTGALITGFIAASPAEKSDLQPGDVILSANGEPITESSDLPQVIGVLPPDSDVKLRVLTQGKQHTVVVRLGTLPTDAPAQVQSMKSHDLIINDYGLLLTEEAHQIRIKAVAPNGPAAKAGLSAQDILLTFNQRPLDSLAAAEAAFNAARKDAPNAVLIRRGDQQHFLALSAQPD
- the rpoE gene encoding RNA polymerase sigma factor RpoE; this encodes MATEPTDQELVLRAQQGDRRAFDLLVVKYQHRVLRLVGRFVRDPDQAFDLAQEAFIKAYRALGNFRGESAFYTWLYRIAVNTAKNQLAAHAREGYSVSLNSGGGDESEESLPEPEALRDYASPEDMAATNELEAEIRAAIKALPEDLRTALTLREMEGLSYEEIAVVMNCPIGTVRSRIFRAREAVEERIRPLLNA
- the doeB2 gene encoding N(2)-acetyl-L-2,4-diaminobutanoate deacetylase DoeB2; protein product: MSSTWTQYLEDATQLRRALHRAPELTWQEHATARTIRDALTHHDIPWRSCAGTGTVATLAPTATGRHIALRGDIDALPITEQTGAEWASLTPGIMHACGHDGHTAVLMAVARWLKSREHELPGPVSLLFQPAEEGGHGARAMIEDGALEGVDWIFGWHNWPAIPFGRAICPDGPIMAANAVFEIELTGSGGHASQPELCRDPVLAAAAITLNLQQIVSRRLPPQTAAVVSVTSINAPSGITVIPETARLAGSVRVADTNTRALIGHLITEIAEWTAHSYGVRAHVVFTPRYQATVNHPEPALHYRGAIEFTLGADWCNSELPVPIMASEDFSYYLEAIPGAFALIGANDGAGHDEPCHSPRYDFNDRLLDPVGRILASLIGVSPP